Proteins co-encoded in one Ananas comosus cultivar F153 linkage group 15, ASM154086v1, whole genome shotgun sequence genomic window:
- the LOC109721304 gene encoding strigolactone esterase D14, with protein MGGSSKTVVGGVSGSGGGGGAGPSGGKLLEILNVRVVGSGDRIVVFSHGFGTDQSAWNRVLPYFQRDYRVVLYDLICAGSVNPDHFDFGRYKGLDAYVDDLLAILDALRIDRCFFVGHSVSAMIGVHAAIRRPDLFLKLVLIGASPRFLNDRDYHGGFERGEIERVFAAMEANYKAWVMGFAPLAVGADVPAAVREFSRTLFNMRPDISLFVCRTVFNSDLRPVLGHVRTPCVIVQTAKDVSVPLSVAAYLKDHLGGRTTVELLPIEGHLPHLSAPAILAQVIRRSLAR; from the exons ATGGGCGGCAGCAGCAAAACCGTCGTCGGCGGCgtcagcggcagcggcggcggcggcggcgccggcccGAGCGGAGGGAAGCTGCTGGAGATTTTGAACGTCCGAGTCGTCGGCTCCGGCGATCGGATCGTGGTGTTCTCCCACGGCTTCGGCACCGACCAGTCGGCGTGGAACCGGGTGCTGCCCTACTTCCAGCGCGACTACCGCGTCGTCCTCTACGACCTCATCTGCGCCGGCAGCGTCAACCCGGACCACTTCGACTTCGGCCGGTACAAGGGCCTCGACGCCTACGTCGATGACCTCCTCGCCATCCTCGACGCCCTCCGCATCGACCGCTGCTTCTTCGTCGGTCACTCCGTCTCCGCCATGATCGGCGTCCACGCCGCCATACGCCGCCCCGACCTCTTCCTCAAGCTTGTCCTCATCGGCGCCTCCCCCAG GTTCTTGAACGACCGGGACTACCACGGGGGGTTCGAGAGGGGGGAGATCGAGCGGGTGTTCGCGGCGATGGAGGCGAACTACAAGGCGTGGGTGATGGGGTTCGCGCCGCTGGCGGTGGGGGCGGATGTGCCGGCGGCGGTGCGGGAGTTCAGCCGGACGCTGTTCAACATGCGGCCCGACATCTCGCTGTTTGTCTGCCGGACGGTGTTCAACAGCGACCTGCGCCCCGTGCTCGGCCACGTCCGCACCCCCTGCGTCATCGTGCAGACGGCCAAGGACGTGTCCGTGCCGCTGTCCGTCGCCGCGTACCTCAAGGACCACCTCGGCGGCCGCACCACCGTCGAGCTCCTCCCCATCGAGGGCCACCTCCCCCACCTCAGCGCCCCCGCCATCCTCGCCCAGGTTATCCGCCGTTCCCTTGCCCGCTGA
- the LOC109721303 gene encoding uncharacterized protein LOC109721303 — protein sequence MAMRSVFDGGALRTEFESAGISIHFIPLIWKHVLQNPGCDLDSVPSLPSAAYPLLRSKFRAMTSSLAAAVDSKDRDTTKLLIRLQNGAFVEAVIMRYDTRLGKYNGNPRPGGVRSTLCVSSQVGCKMGCKFCATGTMGFKNNLSTGEIVEQLVHAQQFSRIRNVVFMGMGEPLNNYKALVEAVEIMTGLPFQLSPKKITVSTVGIIHAINKLHDDLPNVNLAVSIHAPDQDIRCQIMPAARAFPLGKLMDALQTYQNNSKQTIFIEYIMLDGINDQEQHAHQLGKLLETLKAVVNLIPFNPIGISSCFRTSSEQNVKRFQKILRGVYNIRTTVRQQMGQDISGACGQLVVNLSEQRSAGGASLLTDIEDLRI from the exons ATGGCGATGCGCTCCGTCTTCGACGGCGGAGCCCTACGAACGGAGTTCGAGAGCGCCGGGATCAGCATCCACTTCATCCCCCTCATTTGGAA gcATGTGCTCCAAAACCCTGGCTGCGACCTCGACTCCGTCCCCTCCCTCCCTTCTGCGGCATACCCCCTCCTCAGGTCCAAGTTCCGGGCCATGAcctcctccctcgccgccgcAGTCGACTCCAAGGACCGCGACACCACCAAGCTCCTCATCCGCCTCCAG AATGGCGCATTTGTGGAAGCTGTAATCATGAGATATGACACGCGGTTGGGGAAGTACAATGGGAATCCTCGTCCTGGAGGTGTAAGATCTACTCTGTGTGTCTCATCACAG GTGGGGTGCAAAATGGGTTGTAAATTTTGTGCTACCGGAACCATGGGTTTTAAGAACAACCTGTCAACTGGAGAAATTGTCGAACAGTTAGTCCATGCACAACAGTTCTCGCGGATTCGCAATGTTGTTTTCATG GGGATGGGGGAGCCCTTGAACAACTATAAGGCTTTAGTGGAAGCAGTCGAAATCATGACAGGACTCCCTTTTCAGCTGTCACCAAAAAAGATTACTGTATCAACT GTTGGGATCATACATGCCATAAACAAACTCCATGATGACCTTCCGAATGTGAATCTAGCTGTTTCAATACATGCTCCAGATCAAGATATACGTTGTCAGATAATGCCTGCTGCTCGAGCTTTTCCTCTAGGAAAGCTCATGGATGCATTACAAACTTATCAGAATAACAG CAAACAGACCATCTTCATTGAGTACATCATGCTTGATGGGATCAATGATCAGGAGCAGCATGCACACCAGCTTGGCAAACTTCTAGAAACGCTTAAAGCG GTCGTGAACTTGATACCTTTCAATCCAATCGGCATATCGAGTTGTTTCAGAACCAGCAGTGAGCAGAATGTGAAGAGGTTTCAGAAGATCTTAAGAGGTGTCTATAACATCAGAACGACGGTTCGCCAACAAATGGGTCAAGACATAAGTGGGGCTTGCGGCCAGCTGGTAGTCAATCTCTCCGAACAGAGATCAGCTGGCGGTGCATCCCTCTTAACTGACATCGAAGATCTTCGTATCTAA
- the LOC109720987 gene encoding adenylyl-sulfate kinase 3-like — protein MFALAPPPPPPPLRSFVALATTTTTKLGFGLPGARSRAPRPITAAALDGDDEARAGFRGRRQGAVDPTLGSSSGSGMENVVTVGKSTNILWHDCPIGKLERQMLLKQKGCVIWITGLSGSGKSTLACALSRELHCRGHLTYILDGDNLRHGLNRDLSFKAEDRAENIRRVGEVANLFADAGVICIASLISPYRRDRDACRALLPESTFVEVFMNVPLEVCEARDPKGLYKLARAGKIKGFTGIDDPYEPPLDCEIVIQLKDGKCPTPKCMAEQVISYLREKGFLLG, from the exons ATGTTCGCGCtcgcgcctccgccgccgccgccgccgctgcggagCTTCGTCGCGCTCGCGACTACGACGACGACGAAATTAGGGTTTGGACTCCCTGGGGCGAGATCGAGGGCGCCGCGGCCGATTACGGCTGCGGCATTGGACGGGGACGACGAGGCGCGGGCGGGGTTTAGGGGTCGGAGGCAGGGGGCGGTGGATCCGACCCTTGGGAGTTCGTCCGGATCAG GAATGGAGAATGTTGTGACTGTCGGAAAATCGACAAACATTTTATGGCATGATTGTCCAATTGGAAAACTCGAAAGACAAATGTTACTGAAGCAAAAGGGTTGTGTAATTTGGATCACAGGCCTCAGTGGTTCAG GAAAAAGCACTCTTGCTTGTGCTTTGAGTAGAGAGCTACACTGCAGAGGGCATCTGACTTATATCCTTGATGGTGACAATCTTAGACACGGCCTTAACCGGGATCTTAGTTTCAAAGCAGAGGATCGTGCAGAAAATATACGCAGAGTTG GGGAAGTAGCAAACCTCTTTGCAGATGCTGGTGTTATATGCATAGCTAGTTTGATATCGCCATACAGAAGAGATCGAGATGCCTGTCGTGCTCTACTTCCAGAATCCACATTTGTCGAA GTCTTCATGAATGTTCCATTAGAAGTTTGTGAAGCAAGGGATCCAAAAGGATTATACAAGCTTGCACGTGCAGGAAAGATCAAAG GTTTTACTGGAATAGATGATCCGTATGAGCCACCCTTGGACTGTGAG ATAGTTATACAATTGAAAGACGGGAAGTGCCCTACACCGAAATGTATGGCCGAGCAAGTGATATCGTACCTTCGAGAGAAGGGATTTTTGCTGGGGTAG
- the LOC109721523 gene encoding uncharacterized protein LOC109721523 — MMHSLSYDYSASIECLAEPPKPQYGGGIINAGLRGWSNSGLSADATRASASGKTFAVVRSRRKPYQSVSQKVYLHKEKLYTLSAWVRIDEGSAVVGAVFKTAGDGFVHAGLVEAKSGCWSMLKGGLTVKTSGPADLYFENKNITVEIWVDSVSLQPFTEEQWRAHQEESINKVRKKTVRIQAIDAKGNTIPGANIAIQQTRPGFPFGSSTNENIINNTAYQNYFASRFTVTTFENEMKWYATEHAPGKEDYSKADAMLAFAKKHNIPVRAHNIFWDNAKIQMPWVHSLNGTQLWYATSKRINSVMSRYKGQVIAWDVVNENLHFSFFEDKLGRDASNVFYQEAHELDADTMMFLNEFNTLEWPGDQFASPSKYLQKLREIQSYPGNRANMAIGLESHFGVPNIPFVRSALDVLANAKVPIWLTEVDAANDTDQPTYLEAILREAYAHPAVQGIVMWTGWRPGPCEKMCLTDSNFKNTPAGNVVDKLIAEWKTGRAVGSTDKNGYFETQLFHGDYDILLSHPSVNSSLHSLKVDSGTRYEFMIRIQELSI; from the exons ATGATGCATTCTCTATCTTATGATTATTCAGCAAGCATCGAG TGCTTGGCTGAGCCACCGAAACCGCAGTACGGCGGGGGGATCATTAACGCCGGCCTGAGAGGATGGTCAAACTCCGGCCTTTCAGCGGACGCTACGAGGGCCTCCGCAAGCGGCAAAACGTTCGCGGTCGTGCGCAGCAGGAGAAAACCTTATCAGAGCGTCTCCCAGAAAGTGTACCTGCACAAAGAGAAGCTCTACACACTCTCTG CTTGGGTACGTATCGACGAAGGAAGCGCAGTCGTCGGAGCTGTGTTTAAGACGGCAGGAGACGGCTTTGTTCACGCCGGTTTGGTCGAAGCCAAGTCGGGTTGCTGGTCCATGCTGAAAGGAGGGCTGACTGTAAAGACTTCAGGACCGGCAGACCTATATTTCGAG AACAAAAATATAACAGTAGAAATATGGGTGGACAGTGTCTCCTTGCAACCGTTTACCGAAGAGCAGTGGAGAGCTCACCAAGAAGAGAGCATCAATAAG GTTCGCAAGAAGACGGTGAGAATTCAAGCCATAGATGCCAAAGGAAACACCATACCTGGAGCGAACATCGCGATCCAACAAACCAGACCGGGATTTCCCTTCGGCTCATCCACCAACGAGAACATCATCAACAATACAGCATACCAGAACTACTTCGCCTCCCGCTTCACCGTAACCACATTCGAGAACGAGATGAAGTGGTATGCAACAGAGCACGCGCCGGGCAAAGAGGACTACTCGAAAGCCGACGCCATGCTCGCCTTCGCTAAAAAGCACAACATTCCGGTCAGAGCGCACAACATCTTCTGGGATAACGCAAAAATCCAGATGCCGTGGGTGCACTCTCTCAACGGAACACAGCTCTGGTACGCTACGTCGAAAAGAATCAACTCAGTAATGTCGAGATACAAGGGCCAGGTCATTGCTTGGGACGTAGTAAATGAGAACCTCCATTTCTCATTCTTTGAAGATAAACTCGGAAGAGATGCATCAAATGTCTTTTACCAAGAAGCTCATGAGCTCGACGCCGACACGATGATGTTCCTGAATGAGTTTAATACGCTCGAATGGCCTGGAGATCAGTTTGCGAGCCCAAGTAAGTACCTTCAGAAGCTGAGGGAGATACAGTCATATCCTGGCAATCGCGCGAACATGGCGATAGGGCTCGAGAGCCACTTCGGCGTACCGAACATTCCTTTTGTGAGATCGGCTCTTGATGTTCTTGCAAATGCAAAGGTGCCCATTTGGCTTACGGAGGTGGATGCTGCAAACGACACAGATCAG CCAACATATTTGGAAGCAATCTTGAGAGAAGCTTACGCTCACCCGGCCGTCCAAGGGATCGTAATGTGGACGGGCTGGCGTCCAGGACCGTGCGAGAAGATGTGCCTGACGGACTCCAACTTCAAGAACACCCCCGCCGGCAATGTTGTCGACAAGCTAATTGCTGAGTGGAAGACTGGACGAGCAGTAGGCTCGACAGATAAAAACGGCTACTTTGAAACCCAACTCTTCCACGGAGACTATGACATTCTCCTCAGCCATCCATCCGTGAACTCCTCACTGCACAGTTTGAAAGTGGATTCTGGAACTCGGTATGAATTTATGATCCGGATCCAAGAATTAAGCATTTGA
- the LOC109721525 gene encoding uncharacterized protein LOC109721525 has protein sequence MSSLRRYQTTIFHTNNSFYHTQCLAEPLKPQYGGGIIRNPEFNAGLRGWSNFGFSTDATRASASGNRFAIVHSRRKPYQSVSQKVYLHKEKLYTLSAWVQINKGNAVVGAVFKTTSDGFVHAGLVEAKSGCWSMLKGGLTVKTAGPAELYFESKNTTVDIWVDSVSLQPFTEEQWRAHQEESINKVRKKTVRFQAIDAKGNTIPGANISIQQTRSGFPFGSSTNENIINNAAYQNYFASRFTVTTFENEMKWYDTEYMPGKEDYSKADAMLAFTKKHNILVRAHNIFWDDPKYQMGWVNSLNKTQLWSATWNRINSIMSRYKGQVIAWDVVNENLHFSYFEDKLGTDASKVFYQEAHKLDANTMMFLNEYNTLEVPQDWVASPSNYLQKLREIQSYPGNSANMAIGLESHFGVPDIPFMRSALDVLANAKVPIWLTEVDCANDTNQPKYLEEILREAYAHPAVQGIVMWTGWHPGPCDKMCLTDSNFKNTPAGNVVDKLIAEWKTRQAVGSTDKNGYFETQLFHGDYDIIISHPSVNSSLQSLKVDSGTRYEYMIQIQEISI, from the exons ATGTCAAGCCTAA GACGATACCAAACTACCATCTTCCACACTAACAACTCTTTTTACCATACCCAGTGCTTAGCTGAGCCACTGAAACCGCAGTATGGCGGGGGGATCATCCGCAATCCCGAGTTTAACGCCGGCCTGAGAGGATGGTCAAACTTCGGCTTTTCAACAGATGCTACGAGGGCCTCCGCAAGCGGCAACAGATTTGCAATTGTCCACAGCAGAAGAAAACCTTATCAGAGTGTCTCCCAGAAAGTATACCTGCACAAAGAGAAACTCTACACTCTCTCTG CTTGGGTACAGATAAACAAAGGAAATGCAGTCGTCGGAGCTGTATTTAAGACGACCAGCGATGGATTTGTTCACGCCGGCTTGGTCGAAGCCAAATCAGGTTGCTGGTCCATGCTGAAAGGAGGGCTCACTGTAAAGACTGCAGGACCAGCAGAACTATATTTCGAG AGCAAAAACACAACAGTAGACATATGGGTGGACAGTGTCTCCTTGCAACCATTTACCGAAGAGCAGTGGAGAGCTCACCAAGAAGAGAGCATCAATAAG GTTCGCAAGAAGACGGTGAGATTTCAAGCCATAGATGCCAAAGGAAACACCATACCTGGAGCAAACATCTCGATCCAACAAACCAGATCGGGATTTCCCTTCGGCTCATCTACCAATGAGAACATCATCAACAATGCAGCATACCAGAACTACTTCGCCTCTCGCTTCACTGTAACCACATTCGAGAATGAGATGAAGTGGTATGACACAGAGTACATGCCAGGTAAAGAGGACTACTCTAAAGCCGATGCCATGCTCGCCTTCACTAAAAAACACAACATTCTGGTCAGAGCGCACAACATCTTCTGGGATGACCCAAAATACCAAATGGGATGGGTGAACTCTCTCAACAAAACACAGCTCTGGAGCGCCACGTGGAATAGAATCAACTCAATTATGTCGAGATACAAAGGCCAGGTCATTGCTTGGGATGTAGTAAATGAGAACCTCCATTTCTCATACTTTGAAGATAAACTCGGAACAGATGCATCAAAGGTTTTTTACCAAGAAGCTCATAAGCTCGATGCCAATACAATGATGTTCTTGAATGAGTATAATACACTTGAGGTGCCTCAAGATTGGGTTGCGAGCCCAAGTAACTACCTTCAGAAGCTAAGGGAGATACAGTCATATCCTGGCAATAGTGCGAACATGGCGATAGGGCTGGAGAGCCACTTCGGCGTACCGGATATTCCTTTTATGAGATCGGCTCTTGATGTTCTTGCAAATGCAAAGGTGCCCATTTGGCTTACAGAGGTGGATTGCGCAAACGATACAAATCAG CCAAAATATTTGGAAGAAATCTTGAGAGAAGCTTACGCTCACCCGGCTGTCCAAGGGATCGTAATGTGGACGGGCTGGCATCCAGGACCGTGTGACAAGATGTGCTTGACGGACTCCAACTTCAAGAACACGCCCGCTGGAAATGTAGTTGACAAGCTAATTGCTGAGTGGAAGACTAGACAAGCAGTAGGCTCGACAGATAAAAATGGTTACTTTGAAACCCAACTCTTCCATGGAGACTATGACATTATCATCAGCCATCCATCTGTGAATTCCTCATTGCAGAGCTTGAAAGTGGATTCTGGAACTCGGTATGAATATATGATCCAGATCCAAGAAATAAGCATTTAA